From the genome of Virgibacillus siamensis, one region includes:
- a CDS encoding DUF2624 domain-containing protein → MSNFFKSIILNKMKHLSAHELLHYSQQYGFNIDPHQAKQIESYLRQNTVDPFSKKGRKIMYNDLAQITDSQTANKAQRLFENIIKENGLEYLF, encoded by the coding sequence ATGTCAAATTTTTTTAAATCGATTATTTTGAACAAAATGAAACACTTGTCCGCACATGAACTGCTCCACTACAGCCAACAATATGGATTTAACATAGATCCACACCAGGCAAAGCAAATTGAATCCTATTTACGTCAAAACACGGTTGACCCATTCAGTAAAAAAGGCCGTAAAATAATGTACAACGATTTGGCACAAATAACGGATAGCCAAACAGCTAATAAAGCCCAGAGGTTATTTGAAAACATCATAAAAGAAAATGGACTGGAATATTTATTTTAA
- a CDS encoding deoxyribonuclease IV, which produces MLKIGSHVSMSGKKMLLGSSEEAVSYGSNAFMIYTGAPQNTRRKPIEDLNIEAGKQHMKENGIEDIVVHAPYIINIGNTFKKETFELGVTFLRNEIDRTAALGAKQIVLHPGAHVGAGADKGIEKIIEGLNEVLEKEKDVQIALETMAGKGTEIGRSFDELAMIFDGVKHNDKLSVCMDTCHIHDAGYNVTEDFDGVLNKFDKIIGLDRLKVVHVNDSKNVQGAQKDRHENIGFGHIGFEALHYVIHHPQLQELPKILETPYVGEDKKNKKPPYKFEIEMIKEGTFIPDLKDKIVKQ; this is translated from the coding sequence ATGTTAAAAATTGGTTCACATGTATCAATGAGCGGGAAAAAAATGTTGCTTGGATCAAGTGAAGAGGCTGTATCTTACGGATCTAATGCATTTATGATTTATACCGGTGCACCACAGAACACACGAAGAAAGCCGATTGAAGATCTGAATATTGAAGCAGGTAAACAGCATATGAAGGAAAATGGAATTGAGGATATTGTCGTCCATGCACCTTATATTATCAATATAGGCAATACCTTTAAAAAGGAAACTTTTGAACTGGGAGTAACGTTCTTGCGTAATGAAATTGACAGAACAGCTGCACTTGGTGCCAAACAAATTGTCCTTCATCCCGGCGCCCATGTTGGCGCGGGAGCAGATAAGGGGATTGAAAAGATTATTGAAGGTTTAAATGAGGTACTGGAAAAGGAAAAAGATGTGCAAATCGCTTTGGAAACGATGGCTGGAAAAGGAACGGAAATCGGCAGGTCGTTTGATGAACTTGCTATGATATTTGATGGCGTCAAACACAATGACAAATTATCGGTTTGTATGGATACTTGTCATATCCATGATGCAGGGTACAATGTAACAGAGGATTTTGACGGTGTACTTAATAAATTTGATAAAATAATCGGTCTAGATCGGTTAAAGGTTGTTCATGTAAACGACAGTAAGAATGTTCAAGGGGCACAGAAGGACAGACACGAAAATATCGGGTTTGGCCATATCGGTTTCGAGGCCCTTCATTATGTAATCCATCACCCGCAATTACAAGAACTGCCGAAAATTTTGGAAACTCCTTATGTCGGCGAAGATAAAAAGAATAAAAAGCCGCCATATAAATTCGAAATTGAAATGATCAAAGAAGGAACGTTCATTCCTGATCTGAAGGATAAAATTGTAAAACAGTAA
- a CDS encoding DEAD/DEAH box helicase has translation MQNEFERFPFKQEIQKAIQALQFNKPTEIQEKIIPDILNGTSVIGQSHTGSGKTHAYLLPLFNKIDENRQEIQLVITAPTRELAMQIHEEVKKIIQFAGMDNKWKAKLLVGGTDKKKMSEKLSQPPHIIVGTPGRILDLVTDDTISIYKADSFVIDEADLMLDLGFINDVDQLLIRSREDIQLLVFSATIPQRLEHFFRKYLENPLHVKIDNLPSPEKMEHRLIAQKHRDEADIIMDISKAIHPYLAIIFTNGKDLADKLAANLQQKGLETGIIHGGLKPRERKRVLKDIQNLRYQYIVATDLASRGIDIKGVSHVINAQLPKEEEFYIHRTGRTARAGLEGTAISLYGDDDLKLIQKLEQKGLEFTYCDVKNGSWRDAKSWNERGNRTKSSTDLDQQAWKQVKRTKKVKPGYKKKMKKQQEQIKKQLAKKTKPKRKK, from the coding sequence ATGCAAAATGAATTTGAAAGGTTTCCTTTTAAACAGGAAATTCAAAAAGCAATCCAAGCACTGCAATTTAATAAACCGACGGAAATACAGGAAAAGATAATACCCGACATCCTGAATGGTACAAGTGTTATCGGACAGTCGCATACGGGGTCAGGAAAAACACATGCGTATTTGCTCCCGCTTTTCAATAAAATTGACGAAAACAGGCAGGAGATTCAGTTGGTAATAACTGCACCAACTAGAGAACTTGCAATGCAGATTCATGAGGAAGTTAAAAAAATTATTCAATTTGCAGGAATGGATAATAAATGGAAAGCAAAATTATTGGTTGGTGGAACGGATAAAAAGAAGATGTCTGAAAAACTGTCACAGCCGCCCCATATTATCGTAGGGACTCCAGGCAGAATATTGGATCTTGTTACAGATGATACTATTTCGATTTATAAAGCTGATTCGTTTGTCATTGATGAGGCTGATCTTATGCTTGATTTAGGTTTCATCAACGATGTCGACCAATTGCTGATACGATCCCGTGAGGATATTCAGCTTCTTGTATTTTCCGCAACAATACCGCAGCGTTTGGAGCATTTTTTCAGAAAATATCTCGAAAATCCGCTGCATGTCAAAATTGATAATCTGCCGTCACCCGAAAAGATGGAACACCGTTTAATTGCCCAAAAACACCGTGATGAAGCTGATATTATAATGGACATATCGAAAGCTATTCATCCCTATCTGGCAATTATTTTTACAAATGGAAAAGATCTGGCTGATAAATTGGCGGCAAATCTTCAGCAAAAGGGTTTGGAGACGGGTATCATCCATGGCGGATTAAAACCGAGGGAACGTAAACGAGTGCTGAAAGATATCCAAAATTTACGATATCAGTATATTGTTGCTACAGATCTGGCATCGAGAGGGATTGATATCAAGGGCGTCAGTCATGTAATCAATGCACAGCTTCCGAAAGAAGAGGAATTTTATATTCATCGTACAGGAAGGACTGCCCGGGCCGGGTTGGAAGGGACCGCCATCAGCTTATACGGTGATGATGATTTAAAACTGATTCAGAAACTGGAACAAAAGGGTCTGGAATTTACGTATTGTGACGTAAAAAATGGATCATGGCGTGATGCAAAATCATGGAATGAACGGGGAAATCGGACAAAATCATCGACTGACCTCGATCAGCAGGCATGGAAACAGGTGAAACGGACCAAAAAAGTAAAACCCGGTTATAAGAAAAAGATGAAAAAACAGCAAGAACAAATAAAAAAACAACTTGCTAAAAAAACGAAACCAAAAAGGAAAAAATAG